In Sparus aurata chromosome 3, fSpaAur1.1, whole genome shotgun sequence, the following are encoded in one genomic region:
- the LOC115579058 gene encoding sodium-dependent neutral amino acid transporter B(0)AT3-like — MGKTEDSGVQERPKWDNKAQYLLTCIGFAVGIGNVWRFPYLCQIYGGGAFLIPYLIALVFQGIPLLYLELAIGQRLRLGSIGVWNSISPLLGGVGIASMIVSFLVCIFYNTIMAWVLWYFFHSFQNPLPWSQCPINESLTGYDVECEKSTPVNYFWYRETLNITPDIAVSGSLQWWMVVCLASAWCVVFICFIKGIESMGKAVYVTATFPYLVLTIFLVRALTLPGATDGLLYLFTPDWNILMEPRVWLDAATQIFFSLSLAFGGLIAFSSYNPETNNCERDAVVVGVVNSATSLYASISVFSILGFKATTAFNTCRTENILALTNHFHISDQNITLENYDTWFEYLNTTYTEEVAGLQLRVCDLQRFLDQSASGTGLAFIAFTEAVLEMPGSQVWAVLFFVMLFSLGLSSMFGNLEGVLTPIKDLKLLPKWIPLEVVTGVTCLISFLISLIFTLGSGNYWVEVFNGYVGSVPLLIIAFFEIIGVIYVHGIKNFSEDIYFMTGSRPNIYWKACWMVISPLMLLVVFVAYVIVQAQDHPTYPAWDPSYELFPETEVRPYPDWVFAIIILLSSVPVLPIPLVALYRLICRRRTSSARAEPNPYSNDGFEIETQEQYNQRSEKV, encoded by the exons ATGGGCAAAACTGAAGACTCTGGGGTGCAGGAGAGACCCAAATGGGACAACAAGGCTCAGTACCTGTTGACATGTATTGGCTTTGCAGTGGGAATTGGAAACGTCTGGCGATTTCCCTACCTATGCCAAATCTATGGAGGAG GCGCATTCCTCATTCCCTACCTGATCGCGCTGGTGTTTCAGGGCATCCCTCTGCTTTACCTGGAGCTGGCCATAGGACAGAGGCTCCGCTTGGGCAGCATTGGTGTCTGGAACTCAATCTCACCACTGCTTGGTGGAGTTG GAATTGCCTCTATGATTGTGTCATTCCTGGTGTGCATTTTCTACAACACCATCATGGCCTGGGTGCTCTGGTACTTTTTTCACTCTTTCCAAAACCCCCTGCCATGGAGCCAGTGTCCGATCAATGAGAGCCTAACAG GCTACGACGTAGAGTGTGAGAAGAGCACACCAGTGAATTACTTCTGGTACCGTGAGACACTGAACATCACACCTGACATCGCGGTCAGTGGCTCCTTGCAGTGGTGGATGGTTGTTTGTCTGGCTAGCGCCTGGTGTGTGGTCTTCATCTGCTTCATCAAAGGCATCGAGTCCATGGGAAAG GCTGTATACGTGACAGCCACATTCCCTTACCTAGTGCTGACTATTTTCCTGGTCCGTGCCCTCACTCTGCCCGGAGCTACTGATGGACTGTTGTACCTCTTCACTCCAGAT TGGAACATACTGATGGAGCCTCGGGTGTGGCTGGACGCTGCCACCCAgatcttcttctctctctctctggcattTGGAGGCCTCATAGCTTTCTCAAGCTACAATCCAGAGAC AAACAACTGTGAGAGGGATGCTGTTGTAGTTGGAGTGGTAAATAGTGCCACATCTCTCTACGCCTCAATTTCTGTCTTCTCCATCCTGGGATTTAAAGCTACCACCGCCTTCAACACCTGTCGAACAGA GAACATCTTGGCTCTGACCAACCACTTTCACATTTCAGACCAGAACATAACACTTGAAAACTATGACACGTGGTTTGAATATCTTAACACAACATATACAGAAGAGGTGGCCGGTTTGCAGCTGAGGGTCTGTGACCTGCAAAGATTCCTTGACCAG AGCGCATCAGGTACTGGTCTGGCTTTCATCGCATTCACAGAAGCAGTGCTAGAGATGCCAGGCTCGCAGGTATGGGCCGTTCTCTTCTTCGTCATGCTCTTCAGCTTGGGCCTCTCCTCCATGTTTGGTAACTTAGAGGGAGTCCTCACACCCATCAAAGACCTCAAACTACTGCCCAAGTGGATCCCTTTGGAGGTTGTGACAG GGGTCACCTGCTTGATATCCTTCCTGATCAGTCTCATCTTCACCCTGGGTTCCGGGAACTACTGGGTGGAGGTCTTTAACGGCTACGTGGGCTCTGTGCCTCTGCTCATCATCGCATTTTTTGAGATCATTGGAGTCATTTATGTGCATGGAattaaaaa TTTCAGCGAAGACATCTATTTCATGACTGGGTCGAGGCCAAATATCTACTGGAAGGCATGCTGGATGGTGATTAGTCCTTTAATGCTCCTGGTGGTGTTTGTTGCTTATGTGATCGTCCAGGCACAGGATCACCCCACCTACCCTGCTTGGGACCCATCTTAT GAATTATTCCCTGAAACTGAGGTGAGGCCCTACCCAGACTGGGTGTTTGCCATtatcatcctcctctcctcagtaCCTGTGCTTCCCATCCCTCTGGTGGCTCTTTACAGACTGATCTGCCGGAGGAGAACGTCCTCTGCTCGCGCTGAGCCAAATCCCTACAGCAATGACGGATTTGAGATTGAAACACAGGAACAGTATAACCAAAGATCTGAGAAAGTGTAA
- the LOC115579118 gene encoding sodium-dependent neutral amino acid transporter B(0)AT1-like codes for MRLVIPNPGLDQRIPTYEDIERMEKEEAGDRPKWDNKAQYILTCVGFCIGIGNVWRFPYLCQSHGGGAFLIPYLILLVLEGMPLLLLEFGIGQRLRKGSVGVWRAINPYLTGVGIASMLVSLLIGLYYNTLIAWIMWYLFNSFQNPLPWTQCPLNDNATGFVSECQRSSTVDYYFYRVTLNSSTSIDDSGGIHWPIVLCLLSAWTVIFICYIRGISTSGKAVYVTAILPYIVLAIFLIRGLTLKGAMNGVKFLFTPDVDELINPSTWLDAGAQVFYAFSLAWGGLISFSSYNPVHNNCMQDAVILSVITGLTSIYAATVTYTIIGFRATDRYDSCISDNIVTLSNAFDLPEDSITASNYEAALNHYNTSDPTTVLGLDFKICDMQKLLSEGVEGTGLAFIVFTEAITKMPGSPIWSVLFFVMLLCLGLSTLFGNIEGVVVPLRDLNVLPKKWPQEAVTGVTCFVAFIICLLFAQNSGVYWVTLFDNFAGSVPLLTIGLSEMIAIVYIYGIDRFNEDLKFMIGHKPSIFWQVSWRFISPLIVLVILVFYLVTQAQKKLTYLVWDPDSENFPTMASVPYPSWINAVVFLLAGIPSLAVPLYALCRLVFVYCKKKRASGQKSQLP; via the exons ATGAGACTGGTAATTCCTAACCCAGGACTGGATCAGAGGATCCCCACTTATGAGGACATTGAGaggatggagaaggaggaggccGGGGACAGGCCCAAGTGGGACAACAAAGCCCAGTACATCTTAACCTGTGTCGGCTTCTGCATCGGGATTGGCAATGTGTGGCGATTCCCTTACTTGTGTCAAAGTCACGGAGGAG GTGCCTTTTTGATTCCCTACTTGATCCTGCTGGTGTTGGAAGGAAtgcccctgctgctgctggagtttggcATCGGCCAGCGTCTCAGGAAAGGCAGCGTCGGAGTGTGGAGGGCCATCAACCCTTATCTGACTGGTGTTG GTATAGCCTCCATGCTGGTTTCCTTGTTGATTGGACTGTACTACAACACCTTGATAGCCTGGATCATGTGGTACCTCTTCAATTCCTTTCAAAACCCGCTGCCTTGGACCCAGTGTCCTCTCAATGACAATGCCACAG GATTTGTATCAGAGTGTCAACGGAGCTCCACTGTGGATTACTACTTCTACAGAGTGACTCTAAATAGTTCAACCTCTATAGATGACTCTGGAGGAATCCACTGGCCCATCGTACTCTGCCTGCTTTCTGCCTGGACGGTCATCTTTATCTGTTACATACGGGGGATCAGCACTTCAGGCAAG GCAGTGTATGTCACAGCCATTCTGCCTTACATCGTGCTGGCTATTTTCCTGATCCGTGGACTGACTCTTAAAGGCGCGATGAATGGAGTAAAGTTCCTCTTCACACCAGAT GTGGACGAGTTGATTAATCCAAGCACTTGGCTCGACGCAGGTGCCCAGGTCTTTTACGCCTTCAGCTTAGCATGGGGAGGCCTCATTTCCTTCTCAAGCTACAACCCTGTTCA CAACAACTGCATGCAAGATGCTGTGATCCTGTCTGTTATAACCGGCCTCACCTCAATCTATGCTGCCACTGTCACCTACACCATCATTGGCTTCAGGGCCACAGACAGATATGACAGCTGTATCAGCGA TAACATCGTGACATTATCAAATGCATTTGACCTTCCTGAAGACAGCATCACTGCAAGCAACTACGAGGCAGCCTTAAATCATTACAACACATCTGATCCCACTACTGTTCTTGGATTGGACTTCAAAATCTGTGACATGCAGAAACTTCTCAGTGAG gGAGTGGAGGGAACAGGTCTGGCCTTCATTGTGTTTACTGAAGCCATCACCAAGATGCCTGGTTCTCCGATCTGGTCTGTCCTCTTCTTCGTCATGCTTCTCTGCTTGGGACTCTCAACCTTGTTTGGCAACATTGAGGGAGTGGTGGTCCCGCTGAGAGACCTGAATGTTTTACCTAAAAAATGGCCCCAAGAAGCTGTAACTG GGGTAACATGTTTTGTCGCCTTCATCATCTGCCTCCTATTTGCACAAAACTCAGGGGTGTACTGGGTAACGCTCTTTGACAACTTTGCTGGATCTGTTCCACTGCTGACCATCGGATTGAGTGAGATGATAGCTATTGTTTACATCTACGGCATAGACAG GTTCAACGAAGACTTGAAGTTCATGATTGGACATAAGCCTTCCATCTTCTGGCAGGTTTCATGGAGGTTCATCAGTCCACTAATCGTTCTGGTTATTTTAGTTTTCTACCTGGTGACACAAGCCCAAAAGAAGCTCACCTATTTAGTGTGGGATCCCGACTCT GAGAATTTCCCAACTATGGCGTCAGTACCATACCCTTCATGGATCAACGCAGTCGTCTTTTTGTTGGCAGGAATCCCCAGTCTGGCAGTCCCCCTGTATGCGTTATGTAGGCTGGTGTTTGTTTACTGCAAGAAGAAAAGAGCGTCCGGACAGAAAAGCCAACTGCCCTAA